The sequence GTGCGGCTCGCGCGCGCAGGGGACGCGGAGCAGGCCCGCCGGGCGCTCTCGGCGCTGGCCGGGGCGCCCGACGGGGAGCTCGCGGCGCTGCTCGTGGAGCTGCTCGGCGATCGGCGTCCCCGGGTGCGGCTCCACGCGCACCGGCTGCTCCGCGACGCGGTGGATCGCGCCGCCTACCTGCGCGCGACGTGCGCGCTCCTCTCGGATCCGCTGCCGGACGTGGTCCGCTCGGCGATCCGGATCCTCTGTTTTGCGCCATGGCCGCCCGCGCTCCCCGCGATCGTGGGCCTGCTCCTGCACCCGCACGCGGTCGTCCGCCGCGCGGCCGCGGAGGGGCTCGGGCACGTGGGCGCCCCGGCGATCCCCGCGCTCAAGGACGCGCTGGGCCGCGCGCGGCCGGACCGGCGCGAGGTCTATGCAGAGGTGATGAGGCGGATCGAGGGGCGGTGATCGAGCCAGCCGCCGCTCGTCAGTTCACGCGCGGCCCCGGCGCATCCCCTGGCGTCCCTCCCGGCCCGAGCTCCCCTGCCCCGGGCGCGGCCGGCGGCGACACCACGCCGCGATCGGGCTCGCCGAGGACACACGCCTCCTTCCCCTCGACGACCCTGCATCGGTAGTCGGCCGGACACTTCCCTCCGCACGGCTGCCGCACACACATCCCCGTGGCTGCGTCGCACGCCGTCCCGGTTGGACACGCCGCGTAACACGTGTCGTACACCGCGCGGTTTGCGACGGTCGACCCGGCCGCACCGGCGAGGGCGACCGCGGCGTCCGCATACCCGGTGCCGGTGACCCCGGCGCCAGAGGTCTCGTTTCGATGACCGTCGCGACCGGGCGACGTCTGAACCGCCGTCGCACCGAGCAGGAACTCGGGCGGTCCGTGCCTCGGTTTCAAACATCCCGTCAGGATTCCAACCAAGCAGCAGGAGACCAGAAGGACGGTAATTCTCATAGAACCGAGATCCTCCATACACACCGAAACGATTCCACGACAATACAGGAGCGCACTCCGGTACCATCGACGCGATGCAGGGGAGGGATACGAGGTGAGTGAACCTGTGCACCTAACGCCGTGGCCCACACCACTCCGCTGGGAGGTACCGCCCAGGAGCTGGAGCGCCGGGAAAGCGTCGAGCCTGACCGTCACAGCGGGCGGCAAGACCGACCTGTTCCTCGATCCGGAGCGCACCCGGGGCGCCCTGAACGCGCCGCGCCTGCTCGGGACGCCGCACGGGGATTTCCTTGCCAGCGCGCGGGTGACGGTGGGCTTCTCGGCGGTGCGCGACGCCGGCGTGCTGCTCCTCTGGGCGCACGAGCGCTCGTGGGCGAAGCTCTGCTTCGAGCTCTCGCCGGAGGGCGCCCCGACGGTCGTCTCCGTGGTGACCCGCGGCCTGTCGGACGACCGCCGATCCTTCGAGGTCGACGCGGATCACGTCTGGCTGCGCGTCTCGCGGCTCGGGCGGGTGTGCGCGTTCCACGCCTCCACCGACGGGACGACATGGCACCTCGTCCGCAGCTTCTCGCTGGGCAGCACGGCGGAGCTCGCCGTCGGCTTCTCGGCCCAGTCGCCGGCAGGCGACGGCTGCACCGCGGTCTTCGACGACATCCGCTTCGCGCCGCGCCGGCTCGGCGACCTCCGCAGCGGAGACGCCGCGTACGGCGATGCCCTGGCGCGCGCCGGCCAGATGCCGCCGCTCACCGGGATCGCCTTGCCGCTCCCCCACGTGCTGTGAAGCGCGGGCCGCGCGATGGCGCGCGGCCTCTTCCGGCGCGCTCCCCCGCCGGCGCCCGTGATCGCGCACGATCCGGCGTGACGGCCGGCGTCAGGGACAGGCGAAGGCGCTCCCGGGTGTCCCTGGCACGTCGCGTCTTGTCCCTGGCACGCCGGACCTCGTCCCTGGCCCGCCATACCTCGGCCCCCGGCCCGCCATGCCTCGGCCCGGACGGCGGTCTCCGTGTCGCTGGCGCCAACGCCGCAGGTCGCCAGGGCTCCGATCGTTGTCCCTGGCCAAGATCTCCCTCTCCATATCGTTCGACTCCGTGTCCCTGGCGGCGTTCTCCATGTCCTGTCGCCAGGCTCCATGTCCCTGGCGACCCTATCCATCGTCGATGTCGCTCGTTTCCCTGTCACTCGCGGTGTTCTCCGTGCCCCTGTCGCACGATTTTGCCCCGAGCGCCGAGATGTCTCGATATCCGAAGTGAGGCCAGTGACCGTCGGGCGACAGCGAAGAAGCCGGCGAGACCGAGCGAGCGATCGTGAACGGCTTCGTGGCAGGGACGAGGCTCGATTGCACGATGTCGGGCCCCACCCCGACAGGGAGGCGGTGGGCATATCTGATCGTTGGCAAGGACCAGTCCACCTGTTACCGGACTCCGAACATCCATCGTATGGACCTGGCGCCGGAGACCGCCATCCACTGTCACAGCCTCGGCACGAGCATCGGATGTGACAACATCCAGGACCTCTGGATCCCATCCCATCAGGCGGTCGCGCGCGGCGGGGAAGCCCGGCCGAGCGTGGCCGCCGGGTCGAGATCGAGGCGGCGCCGTGCTCGCGGGCTGTTTCCCTCGCTCGCCGGACCCGGTACGCTCGGGATCGATGCTTGACGAGAACACCCCTCACGGGACGCCGGTCAGCGAGAGCGCGCGCCGGGTCGGCGCGCTGTTCCAGCCCTTCTCGCCGGGTTATGCGGACGACCCCGCGCTCGCCTTCTATCAGGCGGCCCACCGGGAGGCCCCGGTCGCTTACAGCGAGGCGTTCTCCGCCTACCTCGTCACGGGCCACGCCGAGCTCACGCAGGTGCTCCGCGAGCCGGTCCTGTTCTCTTCCGCGCACATCCTCGACCTGC is a genomic window of Sorangium aterium containing:
- a CDS encoding DUF1349 domain-containing protein, producing the protein MHLTPWPTPLRWEVPPRSWSAGKASSLTVTAGGKTDLFLDPERTRGALNAPRLLGTPHGDFLASARVTVGFSAVRDAGVLLLWAHERSWAKLCFELSPEGAPTVVSVVTRGLSDDRRSFEVDADHVWLRVSRLGRVCAFHASTDGTTWHLVRSFSLGSTAELAVGFSAQSPAGDGCTAVFDDIRFAPRRLGDLRSGDAAYGDALARAGQMPPLTGIALPLPHVL